The Malassezia japonica chromosome 5, complete sequence genome contains a region encoding:
- the PWP2 gene encoding U3 snoRNP protein (EggNog:ENOG503NVZP; BUSCO:EOG09260E2O; COG:A), translated as MKSSFKFSNLCGTVYQQGNVQFGGDGDTMYSPVGNRLSVFHLVRNTSFTLPFETRKPIARVAVSPANPSLVLVADEDGHALLMNVTRRALLAHMSFKLPVRDAQFSPDGRYLAVTHGTQVQVWQTPSVLVREFAPFVLHRTYVGHFDDVLSITWSKSGRFFLSTSKDMSARLFSLDPLPGFRPKTFTGHRDAVIEAFFSLDERTIYTVSRDGACLTWAAKESDEGEMRQDEASDGDAGAAAAMTAPENRIAFTRWGVMQRNYFHQANTQVVCAAFHAGTSRLVVGFSSGLFSLWDLPDFQAVHTLSISQEKITSVAINHTGEWLAFGAQKLGQLLVWEWASESYILKQQGHFYDMNTVAFAQDGQMAVTGGDDGKVKLWNTTSGFCTVTFSDHTAPVSCVEFAKQGQVLFSASLDGTVRAYDLVRYRNFRTFTSPNPVQFVSLAVDPSGEVVCAGSSDIFETYMWSVQTGKLLEILAGHEGPVTALAFDPAGSGLLASTSWDRSVRLWEVFKRSGATEAMQLNAEGLALAFRPDGHEVCAATLDGQLTFFDAQSGASKGVLDCRRDISGGRSINDKVARRNNAAGAAFTSICYSADGSCVLAGGNANYVCLYDVKEKVLLKRWTLSLNVALDGTQDRLDSRQVTDAGHVELINDLSDEEDLTLAERADKSLPGAQRGDLSKRSTRPLARSKCVRFSPTGQCWAAASTSGLLLYSLDDQATFDPTDLDMDLTPQAVRSASLQGDALLAVLGALRLNDPTLLAEVYERVKPQEIVLVATQLPLVYLSQMLQLVATRLDPTSASPHVEFHLQWLTALFNAHGAEIRARSSTLYAPVLRAVQMALNELRANVKTTCDRNTSSMLYVFNGVATRRAEEL; from the coding sequence ATGAAGTCCTCCTTCAAGTTCTCGAACCTATGCGGTACGGTGTACCAGCAAGGAAACGTGCAATTTGGTGGTGATGGGGACACAATGTACTCTCCCGTCGGCAACCGCCTCTCGGTTTTCCACCTCGTTCGCAATACCTCGTTTACGCTCCCGTTTGAGACACGCAAGCCGAttgcgcgtgtcgccgtCTCGCCTGCGAACCCCAGCTTGGTGCTGGTCGCAGACGAAGACGGGCATGCACTGTTGATGAATGTgacgcgtcgtgcgctgctggcgcACATGAGCTTCAAgctgccggtgcgcgatgcgcagtTCTCGCCCGACGGCCGCTACCTTGCCGTGACGCACGGCACGCAGGTCCAGGTGTGGcagacgccgagcgtgctTGTGCGTGAGTTTGCGCCGTTCGTGCTGCACCGCACGTACGTCGGCCACTTTGACGACGTCCTGAGCATCACATGGTCCAAGAGCGGCCGCTTTTTCCTGAGCACCTCGAAGGATATgtcggcgcgcctcttttcgCTGGATCCGCTGCCCGGCTTCCGCCCCAAGACCTTTACTGGCCACCGCGATGCGGTGATTGAGGCGTTCTTCTcgctggacgagcgcaCGATCTACACCGTttcgcgcgacggcgcctgcCTTACCTGGGCGGCGAAAGAGTCGGACGAGGGCGAGATGAGGCAGGACGAagcgagcgacggcgacgcgggcgcggcggctgccATGACCGCGCCAGAGAACCGTATCGCCTTTACGCGCTGGGGCGTGATGCAGCGCAACTATTTCCACCAGGCGAATACGCAGGTGGTCTGTGCCGCTTTCCACGCCGGCACCTCGCGCCTGGTCGTTGGCTTCAGCAGCGGCCTCTTTTCGCTGTGGGATCTGCCGGATTTCCAGGCGGTGCACACGCTGAGCATCAGCCAGGAAAAAATTACCAGTGTCGCCATCAACCACACAGGCGAGTGGCTCGCGTTTGGCGCGCAAAAGCTCGGCCAGCTGCTGGTGTGGGAGTGGGCGAGCGAGTCGTACATTCTCAAGCAGCAAGGGCACTTTTACGATATGAACACGGTCGCCTTTGCGCAGGACGGCCAGATGGCCGTgaccggcggcgacgacggcaaAGTGAAGCTGTGGAACACCACCTCGGGCTTTTGCACCGTGACCTTTTCCGACCACACCGCGCCGGTGTCGTGCGTGGAGTTTGCCAAGCAGGGCCAGGTGCTCTTTAGCGCGAGCCTCGACGGAACGGTGCGTGCGTACGATTTGGTGCGCTACCGCAACTTTCGCACATTCACCAGCCCGAATCCCGTGCAGTTTGTGAGTCTTGCGGTGGACCCCTCGGGCGAAGTCGTGTGTGCTGGCAGCTCGGACATCTTTGAGACGTACATGTGGAGCGTGCAGACCGgcaagctcctcgagaTTCTTGCGGGGCACGAAGGGCCAGTGACTGCGCTGGCGTTTGATCccgccggcagcggcctCCTTGCGAGCACCAGCTGGGACCGCTCGGTGCGTCTCTGGGAAGTGTTTaagcgcagcggcgcgaccgaggcgatgcAGCTCAACGCCGAaggccttgcgctcgccttCCGTCCCGACGGCCACGAAgtgtgcgccgcaacgCTCGACGGGCAGCTCACCTTCTTTGACGCgcagagcggcgcgtcgaaaGGCGTGCTCGACTGCCGCCGCGACATTTCCGGTGGCCGCAGCATCAACGACAaggtcgcgcggcgcaacAATGCGGCCGGAGCGGCGTTTACGAGCATCTGCTACTCTGCCGACGGCTCGTGCGTCCTCGCCGGTGGCAATGCGAACTATGTGTGCCTGTACGACGTCAAGGAAAAGGTCCTGCTCAAGCGCTGGACGCTCAGCCTGAatgtcgcgctcgacgggaCGCAGGACCGCCTCGACTCGCGCCAGGTCACCGATGCGGGCCACGTCGAGCTGATCAATGACCTGTCCGACGAAGAGGATCTGacgcttgccgagcgtgccgacaaGAGTCTGCcgggcgcgcagcgcggcgacctgAGCAAGCGGTCTACGCGCCCCCTCGCCCGCTCCAAGTGCGTCCGTTTCTCGCCCACCGGGCAgtgctgggcggcggcgtcgacgagcggcctGCTGCTATACAgcctcgacgaccaggCGACCTTTGACCCCACCGACCTGGACATGGACCTTACGCCccaggccgtgcgcagTGCGTCGCTccaaggcgatgcgctgctggccgtgctcggcgcgctgcgcctcaaCGACCCAACGCTCCTGGCGGAAGTCTACGAGCGCGTGAAGCCGCAAGAGATTGTGCTTGTGGCGAcgcagctgccgctcgTCTACCTCTCCCAGATGCTGCAGCTGGTCGCAACGCGCCTCGACcccacgagcgcgagcccgCACGTGGAGTTCCACTTGCAGTGGCTCACGGCGCTCTTTaatgcgcacggcgccgagatCCGCGCGCGGAGCAGCACGCTCTATGCGCCtgtgctgcgtgcggtgcaGATGGCGCTgaacgagctgcgtgccaaCGTCAAGACGACGTGCGACCGCAACACCTCGTCGATGCTCTATGTCTTTaacggcgtcgcgacgcggcgggcAGAGGAGCTGTGA